Proteins found in one Herbiconiux sp. A18JL235 genomic segment:
- a CDS encoding ABC transporter permease: protein MWKFLLRRLVTSVVTVIGVVVIVFFLARLTGSPANLYLPEGASPERYAQFNAQYGFDLPVWEQFLRFLGGAARLDFGDSIWQQRPALVAAAEAMPPTLALAAIALTLSLAIAVPLGAVAARRKFRPMDKVITFSSLTTASIPDFWFALVGVLFLSIQLGLLPTSGAATPAAWILPVATLMLAPLGVLIQVTRGAMIDALGSGYVQNARARGFVGNRLVYRHALRNAALPIITVAGDRAAGMVNGAIIVGTVFAFPGIGTLIVGAVLNRDFALIQASVFIVGIAVVLLNILVDLTYALADPRVRIS from the coding sequence ATGTGGAAATTCTTGCTGCGACGGCTGGTCACGAGCGTCGTCACCGTCATCGGCGTCGTGGTGATCGTCTTCTTCCTGGCGCGACTGACCGGCAGCCCCGCGAACCTGTACCTTCCCGAAGGCGCGAGTCCTGAGCGCTACGCCCAGTTCAACGCGCAGTACGGTTTCGACCTGCCCGTCTGGGAGCAGTTCCTGAGGTTCCTGGGAGGCGCGGCGCGTCTTGACTTCGGCGACTCCATCTGGCAGCAACGTCCTGCGCTCGTCGCCGCGGCGGAGGCCATGCCGCCCACGCTCGCACTCGCAGCGATCGCGCTCACCCTGTCGTTGGCGATCGCCGTCCCCTTGGGGGCCGTCGCCGCGCGACGCAAGTTCCGCCCGATGGACAAGGTGATCACATTCTCCTCCCTGACCACCGCGAGCATCCCCGACTTCTGGTTCGCCCTCGTGGGCGTGCTCTTCCTCTCCATCCAGCTCGGTCTGCTGCCCACCTCCGGTGCAGCGACACCGGCCGCCTGGATCCTGCCCGTCGCCACGCTGATGCTGGCGCCGCTCGGTGTGCTCATCCAGGTGACCCGGGGGGCGATGATCGACGCTCTCGGTTCGGGCTACGTGCAGAACGCCCGCGCGCGAGGTTTCGTCGGCAACAGGCTCGTCTACCGTCACGCCCTGCGCAATGCGGCCCTGCCGATCATCACCGTCGCCGGAGACCGCGCCGCCGGGATGGTGAACGGTGCGATCATCGTGGGCACCGTGTTCGCCTTCCCCGGCATCGGAACGCTCATCGTCGGCGCGGTGCTCAACCGCGACTTCGCTCTCATCCAGGCCAGTGTGTTCATCGTCGGCATCGCCGTCGTGCTGCTGAACATCCTGGTCGACCTCACCTACGCCCTCGCCGATCCGCGCGTGCGCATCAGCTGA
- a CDS encoding ABC transporter substrate-binding protein: MKTQHRRRSRERRLFRAARPLTAVAALTIAGLALAGCTGQGSGGGGGDETDASGKVTLDFWNGFTGPDGPALQKVIDDFNASQDGVEVTANIMPWDTLYQKVLTSVAGNDGPDIIAMSASRMPQFASQGLFEGLDDYYTDDAHDSAALATAAVDASVYDGVNYGVPVNFTPMMMYYNKDLFSAAGLDPEAPPTTWDELATMVPKLTVDENGDGKPEQYALAIADHETVPVMASLLWGTGGGITNAEGTESTLADPASIEALDFWVSLIRDQKATQIGMSGADADKLFQTEKAAIEIVGPWMTTGFDEAGLNYGLAKPPAGPSDEAVLADVVSMGLPAGTSDAKKEAAYEFFAYWNSVEGQTTWSDGSGFPPNRADVADKVTASPYPAIFGAEDVTSVSKTLLPGIAAGGPIMETIFNPSVQKALNGEGSVQDIFTAASAQVQAELDK; this comes from the coding sequence ATGAAGACACAGCACCGGCGCCGTTCCCGTGAACGGCGTCTCTTCCGAGCCGCCCGCCCGCTCACCGCGGTCGCGGCGCTCACCATCGCGGGTCTCGCGCTCGCCGGCTGCACCGGGCAGGGCTCCGGCGGAGGCGGGGGTGATGAGACCGACGCCTCGGGCAAGGTCACACTCGACTTCTGGAACGGGTTCACCGGCCCCGACGGCCCCGCCCTCCAGAAGGTCATCGACGACTTCAACGCCTCGCAGGACGGGGTGGAGGTCACCGCGAACATCATGCCGTGGGACACCCTCTACCAGAAGGTGCTCACCTCGGTGGCAGGCAACGACGGCCCCGACATCATCGCCATGTCGGCGTCGCGCATGCCGCAGTTCGCCAGCCAGGGCCTGTTCGAGGGCCTCGACGACTACTACACCGACGACGCGCACGACTCCGCGGCCCTCGCCACGGCCGCCGTCGACGCCTCCGTCTACGACGGGGTGAACTACGGCGTCCCCGTGAACTTCACCCCGATGATGATGTACTACAACAAAGACCTGTTCAGCGCCGCGGGCCTCGACCCCGAAGCGCCGCCCACCACCTGGGACGAGCTCGCGACGATGGTGCCGAAGCTCACCGTCGACGAGAACGGCGACGGAAAACCCGAGCAGTACGCCCTGGCCATCGCCGACCACGAGACCGTTCCCGTCATGGCCTCCCTGCTCTGGGGCACCGGCGGCGGCATCACCAACGCCGAGGGAACCGAGTCGACGCTCGCCGATCCGGCCTCGATCGAGGCGCTCGACTTCTGGGTGTCGCTCATCCGCGACCAGAAGGCGACGCAGATCGGCATGTCGGGGGCCGACGCCGACAAGCTGTTCCAGACCGAGAAGGCGGCGATCGAGATCGTGGGCCCGTGGATGACGACCGGCTTCGACGAGGCGGGCCTTAACTACGGTCTCGCGAAGCCACCGGCCGGCCCGAGCGACGAGGCGGTGCTCGCCGACGTGGTGTCGATGGGACTGCCCGCCGGTACGAGCGACGCGAAGAAGGAGGCGGCCTACGAGTTCTTCGCCTACTGGAACTCGGTCGAGGGTCAGACCACCTGGTCCGACGGATCGGGCTTCCCGCCCAACCGCGCCGACGTCGCCGACAAGGTCACCGCGAGCCCGTACCCCGCGATCTTCGGCGCCGAAGACGTGACGAGCGTGTCGAAGACCCTGCTTCCCGGGATCGCCGCCGGTGGCCCGATCATGGAGACGATCTTCAACCCCTCGGTGCAGAAGGCGCTGAACGGCGAGGGGTCGGTCCAGGACATCTTCACCGCCGCCTCGGCCCAGGTGCAGGCCGAACTCGACAAGTGA
- a CDS encoding LacI family DNA-binding transcriptional regulator, producing MGRPTLKDVADRVGVSAKTVSNVVNGTGWVTAELRERVQLALVEVGYRPNAAARQLRSGRSGMIALAVPELSQPYFAELAAELVREAQGRTITVLVNQTDGLADVERKISEGIGATAVDGIIMSPLALGAKELEGRHDSTPLVLLGEHIGDSAFPHVTVDNTAAAKAATEHLIGLGCRRIVAVGAQQHGPNETAVLRLAGYRAALEEAGIDVDESLILPVDGFHREDGARAARTILSEDLRPDAVFAFNDLLALGAMHVLATAGVKVPDDVAVMGFDDIEEGRYATPALSSVSPHTGELVTKAIDLLFAQPAEPGMHTVGFSIAHRASTKGPAQ from the coding sequence ATGGGGCGGCCCACACTGAAAGACGTTGCCGATCGTGTCGGCGTTTCGGCCAAGACGGTCTCGAACGTGGTGAACGGCACCGGTTGGGTGACCGCGGAACTGCGCGAACGCGTGCAGCTCGCCCTGGTCGAGGTGGGGTACCGGCCGAACGCCGCCGCGCGGCAGCTGAGGAGCGGCCGCAGCGGCATGATCGCCCTCGCCGTGCCCGAGCTCAGCCAGCCCTACTTCGCCGAACTCGCCGCCGAGCTGGTGCGCGAGGCGCAGGGTCGAACGATCACGGTGCTGGTGAATCAGACCGACGGCCTCGCCGACGTCGAGCGCAAGATCAGCGAGGGCATCGGAGCGACGGCCGTCGACGGCATCATCATGAGTCCCCTGGCGCTCGGAGCGAAGGAGCTCGAGGGCCGGCACGACAGCACCCCGCTCGTGCTGCTCGGCGAGCACATCGGCGACAGCGCCTTCCCGCACGTGACCGTCGACAACACCGCAGCCGCCAAGGCCGCCACCGAACACCTCATCGGCCTCGGCTGCCGCCGCATCGTCGCCGTCGGCGCGCAGCAGCACGGCCCGAACGAGACGGCCGTCCTGCGCCTCGCGGGGTACCGCGCGGCGCTCGAGGAAGCGGGGATCGACGTCGACGAGTCGCTCATCCTCCCCGTCGACGGCTTCCACCGCGAAGACGGGGCCCGGGCGGCGCGCACCATCCTGAGCGAAGACCTCCGGCCCGACGCCGTGTTCGCCTTCAACGACCTCCTCGCCCTGGGTGCGATGCACGTGCTCGCCACCGCCGGGGTCAAGGTACCCGACGACGTCGCCGTGATGGGCTTCGACGACATCGAGGAGGGGCGCTACGCCACGCCCGCCCTCAGCAGTGTGTCGCCTCACACCGGCGAACTCGTCACCAAGGCCATCGATCTCCTGTTCGCCCAGCCGGCCGAGCCGGGCATGCACACGGTGGGGTTCTCGATCGCCCACCGTGCCAGCACGAAAGGACCAGCGCAATGA
- a CDS encoding ATP-binding cassette domain-containing protein, protein MTIADEPTIADEPILRVDGLTKEFRGPRRRGVRTTVRAVNEVSFEVRAGECLAIVGESGSGKSTLARSVLRLVEPDAGTVSFRGVDLLTLTPAQMRAERRHLQMIFQDPYASLHPRRTVSELIAEPWAVHKDVVARADREGRVKELLRQVGLPESFADDYPSRLSGGQRQRVAIARAIGVNPQLLILDEPVSALDVSIQAQIIKLLMTLREELRLAYLFISHDLALVRLVAEKVLVLYRGDVVEAGDTETIFSHPQHDYTRTLLAASPRLDGTATGEPDRSNPAPAGGVG, encoded by the coding sequence ATGACTATCGCCGATGAACCGACTATCGCCGATGAACCGATCCTCCGGGTCGACGGGTTGACGAAGGAGTTCCGCGGCCCGCGTCGCCGCGGGGTGCGCACCACCGTCCGGGCGGTGAACGAGGTGAGCTTCGAGGTGCGGGCGGGGGAGTGCCTCGCGATCGTGGGCGAGTCAGGGTCGGGGAAGTCGACGCTCGCGCGTTCGGTCCTCCGTCTGGTGGAACCGGATGCGGGCACCGTCAGCTTCCGCGGGGTCGATCTGCTGACCCTCACGCCGGCCCAGATGCGCGCTGAGCGGAGGCACCTCCAGATGATCTTCCAAGACCCTTACGCCTCGTTGCATCCGCGAAGGACCGTGTCCGAACTCATCGCCGAACCGTGGGCGGTGCACAAGGACGTCGTCGCGCGCGCCGACCGGGAGGGCCGGGTGAAAGAGCTCCTCCGGCAGGTCGGCCTGCCCGAGTCGTTCGCCGACGACTATCCGAGTCGGCTGTCGGGAGGTCAGCGGCAGCGGGTGGCCATCGCCAGGGCGATCGGTGTGAACCCGCAGCTGCTCATCCTCGATGAACCCGTCTCAGCGCTCGACGTCTCGATCCAAGCACAGATCATCAAGCTGCTGATGACCCTCCGCGAGGAGCTGCGTCTGGCGTACCTGTTCATCTCGCACGACCTGGCGCTGGTGAGACTGGTGGCGGAGAAGGTGCTCGTGCTCTATCGCGGCGACGTCGTCGAGGCGGGGGACACGGAGACGATCTTCAGCCACCCGCAGCACGACTACACCCGCACGCTCCTGGCCGCCTCGCCACGCCTCGACGGCACGGCTACCGGGGAGCCGGACCGGTCGAACCCCGCACCAGCAGGTGGGGTCGGCTGA
- a CDS encoding LacI family DNA-binding transcriptional regulator: MTDAPGRRPTIADVAALAGVSRAAVSKVFNGTGRISAPTAARIHDAARKLNWTPSTAAVALRRSRSRTVGLVLNRPGALEIGATSSLLISGLESVLAPAGYGLLLYLIDRTPEDEARAYRAMADERRVDGVILTDSRYGDGRFALMRSLGLPAVLIGTPDEGDPVPHLDSNPPGAGIDDAVGHLVDLGHERIAYIGGPDDRVQARERRLMFEAAMASARLRPIASMAVPYSPEHAAERTAALLDGTAAQPTAIIYGSDPMAIAGISAARARGLAVPTDLSVIGFDGLPIGAWIDPSLTTVQRDAVQRGRAVATKLLEILGEAVVVQEISRPHLLVRGSTGPAPR; encoded by the coding sequence ATGACCGACGCACCCGGCCGCCGCCCGACGATCGCCGACGTCGCAGCCCTCGCAGGGGTCTCCCGCGCTGCCGTGTCGAAGGTGTTCAACGGCACCGGTCGTATCTCGGCGCCGACAGCTGCCCGCATCCACGACGCCGCACGGAAGCTGAACTGGACTCCGAGTACCGCGGCCGTGGCACTCCGGCGATCGCGGAGCCGGACGGTGGGCCTCGTGCTCAACCGGCCGGGGGCGCTGGAGATCGGTGCGACGAGCTCTCTTCTCATCTCGGGCCTCGAATCGGTGCTGGCGCCTGCCGGGTACGGGCTGCTGCTCTATCTCATCGACCGCACTCCCGAAGACGAAGCCCGCGCCTACCGGGCGATGGCCGACGAACGGCGAGTCGACGGCGTCATCCTCACCGACAGCCGGTACGGCGACGGTCGCTTCGCCCTCATGCGCTCCCTCGGCTTGCCTGCCGTGCTGATCGGGACACCCGACGAGGGCGACCCGGTGCCCCATCTCGACTCGAACCCTCCCGGTGCGGGCATCGACGACGCGGTCGGCCATCTCGTCGATCTCGGGCACGAGCGGATCGCCTACATCGGCGGCCCCGACGACAGGGTCCAGGCGCGGGAGCGACGGCTGATGTTCGAGGCGGCAATGGCCTCAGCGCGGCTTCGCCCGATCGCCTCCATGGCCGTGCCGTACAGCCCGGAGCACGCCGCGGAACGAACCGCGGCGCTTCTCGACGGCACCGCCGCGCAGCCGACCGCGATCATCTACGGCTCCGACCCGATGGCCATCGCGGGGATCAGCGCCGCTCGCGCGCGCGGTCTCGCCGTGCCCACCGATCTGTCGGTCATCGGCTTCGACGGCCTACCGATCGGCGCCTGGATCGACCCCAGCCTCACCACCGTGCAGCGCGACGCGGTTCAGCGCGGTCGTGCCGTGGCGACGAAGCTGCTGGAGATCCTCGGGGAGGCGGTGGTGGTGCAGGAGATCAGCCGACCCCACCTGCTGGTGCGGGGTTCGACCGGTCCGGCTCCCCGGTAG
- the nadE gene encoding ammonia-dependent NAD(+) synthetase, which translates to MRALQKDIIDELDVRSEIDPAAEVERRVGFLRDYLMTTGAKGFVLAVSGGQDSSLTGRLCQLAVERLREEGVDAEFVTVRMPYRVQADEDDAQLALRFIGAAPGVVVNIEHGVDGVVRDYADATGTAMSDFAKGNVKARTRMVAQYALAGERGLLVVGTDHAAEAVTGFFTKFGDGGVDITPLTGLTKRQGKALLQHLGAPARLYEKAPTADLLDHTPGQTDESNLGLAYSDIDDYLEGHEVADDVAEAIEKRFLATRHKRAVPATPFDRWWRA; encoded by the coding sequence ATGCGTGCGCTTCAGAAGGACATCATCGACGAGCTCGACGTTCGGTCTGAGATCGATCCCGCGGCCGAGGTCGAGCGGCGGGTCGGGTTTCTCCGCGACTACCTGATGACGACGGGGGCAAAGGGCTTCGTGCTCGCCGTGAGCGGCGGGCAGGATTCCAGCCTCACCGGGCGGCTGTGCCAGCTGGCCGTCGAGCGACTGCGTGAGGAGGGTGTCGACGCGGAGTTCGTGACGGTGCGGATGCCCTACCGGGTGCAGGCCGACGAAGACGACGCTCAGCTCGCCCTGCGCTTCATCGGAGCCGCCCCCGGCGTCGTGGTGAACATCGAGCACGGGGTCGACGGTGTGGTGCGCGACTACGCCGACGCGACCGGTACGGCGATGTCCGACTTCGCGAAGGGCAACGTCAAAGCGCGCACCCGCATGGTGGCGCAGTACGCGCTCGCCGGCGAGCGGGGGTTGCTCGTGGTGGGCACCGACCATGCCGCCGAGGCGGTCACCGGGTTCTTCACGAAGTTCGGTGACGGCGGGGTCGACATCACCCCCCTCACCGGGCTCACCAAGCGCCAGGGCAAGGCGCTGCTGCAGCACCTGGGGGCCCCCGCCCGCCTCTACGAGAAGGCGCCCACCGCCGACCTGCTCGACCACACGCCAGGGCAGACCGACGAGAGCAACCTCGGCCTCGCCTACAGCGACATCGACGACTACCTCGAGGGCCACGAGGTGGCCGACGACGTCGCCGAGGCCATCGAAAAGCGGTTCCTCGCCACCCGCCACAAGCGGGCGGTGCCCGCCACCCCCTTCGACCGGTGGTGGCGGGCCTGA
- a CDS encoding ABC transporter permease: MTPTQAAATTSPPSAAAPSEQGSRARRGSRRGRGADLKLLAASPSALISSLWLVVLVLIAAVVPIFVTDAANHQDLALRFLPPFSLDDGFAFVLGADSLGRPILLQLIVGARTSLVVAACTVAISAVVGFAIGVVSGFFGGWVDTVLMRLADILHTVPSLLLALAVLYVLQPSITNLVLVLAVTRIPVYLRTARAQTLELRERVFVESSRSIGASSWRIMAKDITPMVTPTVRTLAMLEVANVILAAASLSFLGIGLQRPDVDWGMMVADGRSYLNVAWWVTVFPGLAIVATALAANLLSNWLRAIEDPTQRGFFVKPARRTRVSRRASDRPAIEKGTRS; encoded by the coding sequence ATGACTCCGACCCAGGCAGCCGCCACCACGAGCCCTCCGAGCGCCGCTGCGCCCTCCGAGCAGGGCTCACGGGCCAGGCGGGGCTCTCGGCGCGGGCGAGGTGCCGATCTGAAGCTCTTGGCGGCCTCGCCGAGTGCCCTCATCAGCTCGCTCTGGCTCGTCGTGCTCGTGCTGATCGCGGCGGTCGTGCCGATCTTCGTCACGGACGCCGCGAACCACCAAGACCTCGCCCTGCGCTTCCTCCCGCCCTTCAGCCTCGACGACGGCTTCGCCTTCGTGCTCGGCGCCGACAGCCTGGGCCGGCCGATCCTGCTCCAGCTCATCGTGGGAGCGCGCACCTCCCTGGTCGTCGCGGCGTGCACGGTGGCGATCTCGGCGGTCGTGGGATTCGCCATCGGAGTCGTCTCGGGCTTCTTCGGAGGCTGGGTCGACACCGTGCTGATGCGACTCGCCGACATCCTGCACACGGTGCCCTCGCTCCTCCTGGCACTCGCTGTGCTGTACGTGCTCCAGCCGAGCATCACGAACCTGGTCCTCGTGCTGGCGGTCACGCGCATCCCCGTCTACCTGCGCACGGCTCGCGCTCAGACGCTCGAACTGCGCGAGCGGGTGTTCGTGGAGTCGTCACGGTCGATCGGGGCCAGCAGTTGGCGCATCATGGCGAAAGACATCACCCCCATGGTGACCCCCACCGTGCGCACGCTCGCGATGCTCGAGGTCGCCAACGTCATCCTCGCCGCCGCGAGCCTCAGCTTCCTCGGCATCGGCCTGCAGAGACCCGACGTCGACTGGGGCATGATGGTGGCCGACGGCCGCTCGTACCTGAACGTGGCGTGGTGGGTGACGGTCTTCCCGGGACTGGCCATCGTGGCGACCGCTCTGGCTGCCAACCTGCTGTCGAACTGGCTGCGGGCCATCGAAGACCCCACGCAGCGCGGCTTCTTCGTGAAACCGGCACGACGAACCCGCGTCTCGCGCAGGGCTTCCGACCGCCCCGCGATCGAGAAGGGAACGCGCTCATGA
- a CDS encoding alpha/beta fold hydrolase, which yields MPFVTTDDGAEIFYKDWGSADAQPIVFHHGWPLSSDDWDAQMLFFLGEGYRVVASDRRGHGRSSQIATGHDMDHYASDVSAVVEHLDLRNAIHIGHSTGGGQVARYVAKYGEPQGRVAKAVLVAAVPPLMVKTDANPEGTPIEVFDGFRSALAANRAEFFRDVAAGPFYGFNRDGVEASEPVIQNWWRQGMMGSALAHYEGIKAFSETDQTDDLKSITVPVLVMQGDDDQIVPYKDAALKQHELLANSTLTIYEGYPHGMLTTHADVLNPDLLAFIKA from the coding sequence ATGCCGTTTGTGACCACAGACGATGGCGCGGAGATCTTCTACAAGGACTGGGGGAGCGCTGACGCGCAGCCGATCGTGTTCCACCACGGATGGCCGCTGTCGTCCGACGACTGGGACGCCCAGATGCTCTTCTTCCTGGGCGAGGGCTACCGGGTGGTCGCGAGCGACCGGCGTGGTCACGGGCGCTCCTCGCAGATCGCGACCGGGCACGACATGGACCATTACGCCAGCGACGTCTCCGCCGTGGTCGAGCATCTCGACCTCCGCAACGCCATCCACATCGGGCATTCGACCGGTGGCGGCCAGGTCGCTCGCTACGTGGCGAAGTACGGCGAGCCGCAGGGGCGGGTGGCGAAGGCCGTGCTCGTGGCGGCGGTGCCGCCGCTCATGGTGAAGACCGACGCCAACCCCGAGGGCACGCCGATCGAGGTGTTCGACGGCTTCCGCTCCGCTCTCGCCGCCAACCGCGCCGAGTTCTTCCGCGACGTGGCGGCCGGGCCCTTCTACGGCTTCAACCGCGACGGCGTCGAGGCGTCGGAGCCGGTCATCCAGAACTGGTGGCGCCAGGGCATGATGGGCAGCGCGCTCGCCCACTACGAGGGCATCAAGGCGTTCTCCGAGACCGATCAGACCGACGACCTGAAGTCGATCACCGTGCCGGTGCTCGTGATGCAGGGCGACGACGACCAGATCGTGCCCTACAAGGATGCTGCGCTCAAGCAGCACGAACTGCTCGCGAACTCGACTCTCACGATCTACGAGGGGTACCCCCACGGCATGCTCACCACGCACGCCGACGTGCTGAACCCCGACCTGCTCGCCTTCATCAAGGCGTAG
- a CDS encoding glycoside hydrolase family 2 protein, translated as MTASTSLIGVDVLPRAAAQRTTAETPPDATALDGAYPRPQLVRAAWCELSGPWEFAWDDGLEYTHDEVPFSRVIEVPFPPESPASGIHDTAMHQSAWYRRTVGAAELQQAGAAPGAAGRVLLHFGAVDHDASVWVNGTLVAQHSGGQTPFTADVTPFAGDAARRGDADLTVVVRAVDRPDDVSVLRGKQDWREEPHAIWYHRTTGIWQPVWLEWVPEVSVSDIVWRADAATATVEAEIELSGAVGAAATVEVELTHDGETVAAGSVQTLGRSQASVRLVIPRQLNGQQYEELLWSPARPTLIGATVTLRRPAEPQPIDTVSSYLGLRSVAVTAGAFLLNDRPLPLRAVLAQNYWPETHLAATAGMLRREVELILELGFNAARVHQKAEDPRFLYWADRLGLMLWGETASAYAFDPRAVTALVSEWTAVLRRDLSHPSIVAWVPLNESWGVQHIAHDERQRAFSRAVTELTRTLDGTRPVISNDGWEHTDSDIMTIHDYEADPAVLARRYGDRDELDRMIDGFGPAGRRLVVGGRSHGSRPIMLTEFGGVSLATGAAGDWGYSSARDTEAFEQQVTAILTAVGSAEPLAGFCYTQLTDTGQETNGLLYADRSPKFPLDRIRAAVQGTP; from the coding sequence ATGACCGCCTCGACCTCCCTCATCGGCGTCGACGTACTCCCCCGGGCCGCAGCGCAGCGAACGACCGCCGAGACACCGCCCGACGCCACCGCGCTCGACGGCGCGTACCCCCGGCCCCAGCTCGTGCGCGCCGCATGGTGCGAGCTGTCGGGCCCGTGGGAGTTCGCGTGGGACGACGGGCTCGAGTACACCCACGACGAGGTGCCCTTCTCCCGGGTGATCGAGGTGCCGTTCCCCCCGGAGTCGCCCGCCTCGGGCATCCACGACACCGCGATGCACCAGTCGGCGTGGTACCGGCGCACGGTCGGCGCCGCAGAACTGCAGCAGGCGGGTGCGGCGCCGGGCGCCGCCGGCCGGGTGCTGCTGCACTTCGGCGCCGTCGACCACGATGCGAGCGTCTGGGTGAACGGCACTCTGGTGGCGCAGCACTCGGGCGGGCAGACGCCGTTCACTGCCGACGTCACACCGTTCGCCGGCGATGCGGCACGGCGTGGCGACGCCGACCTGACCGTGGTGGTGCGGGCCGTCGACCGCCCCGACGACGTGTCGGTGCTGCGCGGCAAGCAGGACTGGCGGGAGGAGCCGCACGCCATCTGGTACCACCGCACCACGGGCATCTGGCAGCCGGTCTGGCTGGAGTGGGTGCCCGAGGTCTCGGTGAGCGACATCGTCTGGCGGGCGGATGCCGCGACCGCGACCGTCGAGGCCGAGATCGAGCTCTCCGGCGCGGTGGGCGCAGCAGCGACGGTCGAGGTGGAGCTCACCCACGACGGCGAGACCGTCGCCGCCGGCTCGGTGCAGACCCTCGGCCGGAGCCAGGCCTCGGTGCGGCTGGTCATCCCCCGCCAGCTCAACGGCCAGCAGTACGAGGAACTGCTCTGGAGCCCCGCGCGGCCGACGCTCATCGGCGCCACGGTGACCCTCCGCCGGCCGGCCGAGCCGCAGCCGATCGACACGGTGTCGAGCTACCTCGGCCTGAGAAGCGTGGCCGTGACGGCGGGAGCCTTCCTGCTGAACGACCGACCCCTCCCGCTGCGGGCCGTGCTCGCCCAGAACTACTGGCCGGAGACCCACCTCGCCGCCACGGCCGGGATGCTGCGCCGGGAGGTCGAGCTCATCCTCGAGCTCGGCTTCAACGCGGCGCGCGTGCATCAGAAGGCCGAAGACCCGCGCTTTCTCTACTGGGCCGATCGCCTCGGGCTGATGCTCTGGGGCGAGACGGCGAGCGCCTACGCCTTCGACCCACGGGCGGTGACGGCGCTGGTGTCGGAATGGACGGCCGTGCTGCGACGCGACCTGTCGCATCCGTCGATCGTGGCCTGGGTGCCCCTCAACGAGAGCTGGGGGGTGCAGCACATCGCTCACGACGAGCGGCAACGAGCGTTCAGTCGTGCCGTGACCGAGCTCACGCGCACGCTCGACGGCACGCGCCCCGTGATCTCGAACGACGGATGGGAGCACACCGACTCCGACATCATGACCATCCACGACTACGAGGCCGACCCGGCCGTGCTCGCCCGCCGCTACGGCGACCGTGACGAGCTCGACCGCATGATCGACGGCTTCGGGCCGGCCGGGCGGCGTCTGGTCGTCGGCGGGCGATCGCACGGAAGCCGCCCGATCATGCTCACGGAGTTCGGCGGGGTGAGCCTCGCGACGGGGGCCGCCGGCGACTGGGGCTATTCGAGCGCCCGCGACACCGAGGCCTTCGAGCAGCAGGTCACGGCCATCCTCACCGCGGTCGGCTCGGCCGAACCGCTGGCCGGCTTCTGCTACACCCAGCTCACCGACACCGGCCAGGAGACCAACGGCCTCCTCTACGCCGACCGCTCCCCCAAGTTCCCCCTCGACCGCATCCGCGCCGCCGTCCAGGGCACCCCCTGA
- a CDS encoding ABC transporter ATP-binding protein translates to MSDSPAALEVDDLRITFHGERGDVDAVRGVSFSLAQGESLALLGESGSGKTVTGRALLGLVDRPGQVTGSILYNGEQIVGRSEEQLRAVRGVGLSMVFQDSLDSLNPVFSVGSQLTEILRVRRGASRREAREEALRLMESVGIPDAASRIDDYPHQFSGGMRQRICIAMAIALKPKVLIADEPTTALDVTVQAGILRLLRRLQREHDMSVIFVTHDLAVARLVADSVLVMYRGEIVERGVLEEVFERPRHPYTKALLAAHPARAARWQDLRSLEDGVASVDDGRDDPLITPVMGETILEQGAVNDYRR, encoded by the coding sequence ATGAGCGACTCACCGGCCGCGCTCGAGGTCGACGACCTGCGCATCACGTTCCATGGCGAGCGGGGCGACGTCGATGCCGTGCGCGGTGTCTCGTTCTCGCTCGCGCAAGGGGAGAGCCTCGCCCTGCTCGGGGAGAGCGGATCGGGCAAGACCGTCACGGGACGAGCCCTGCTCGGCCTGGTCGATCGCCCCGGTCAGGTCACCGGGTCGATCCTCTACAACGGCGAGCAGATCGTCGGGCGCAGCGAGGAGCAGCTCAGGGCGGTGCGCGGCGTCGGGCTGTCGATGGTGTTCCAGGACTCGCTCGACAGTCTGAACCCGGTCTTCTCCGTCGGGTCGCAGCTCACCGAGATTCTCCGGGTGCGCCGTGGTGCGAGCCGCCGCGAGGCCCGTGAGGAGGCGTTGCGGTTGATGGAGTCCGTGGGCATCCCCGACGCCGCGTCTCGCATCGACGACTATCCGCATCAGTTCTCCGGAGGGATGAGACAGCGCATCTGCATCGCCATGGCCATCGCCTTGAAGCCGAAGGTGCTCATCGCCGACGAGCCGACCACGGCACTCGACGTGACCGTCCAAGCCGGCATCCTCCGGCTGCTTCGCCGGTTGCAGCGCGAGCACGACATGTCCGTCATCTTCGTGACCCACGATCTCGCCGTCGCACGACTCGTCGCCGACTCCGTGCTCGTCATGTACCGCGGCGAGATCGTCGAGCGTGGAGTGCTGGAGGAGGTGTTCGAGCGACCGCGGCATCCGTACACCAAGGCGCTGCTCGCCGCCCATCCTGCCCGGGCCGCGCGTTGGCAGGACCTGCGGTCGCTCGAGGACGGCGTGGCCTCCGTCGACGACGGCCGAGACGACCCGCTCATCACCCCGGTCATGGGTGAGACCATCCTCGAACAAGGGGCAGTCAATGACTATCGCCGATGA